Proteins from one Lacrimispora sphenoides genomic window:
- a CDS encoding amidohydrolase family protein has translation MLIYDIHSHLGKTSSGDENSPEELVNDLKAYGIEKVGISSLSGISTREQNDLVYRAMKAFPDIIKGYAFINPKAPDAIDEVNRCLGDYKMDGIKFHSWKHGYYPDNTPALNDILAEVEKYGVHVQTHVGTAPFSTPYTWAEYARRFPGIDFLFTHIGYYEFGLSTIEAVKDLKNVWVETSGQMDVEVLLRSIEVLGPQRVCFGTDWPYKPVNIEVEKFYELNISEEKLEYIFQKNAEYLWRLETRA, from the coding sequence ATGCTTATCTATGATATTCATTCTCATCTGGGCAAGACGAGCTCAGGGGATGAAAACTCTCCGGAAGAACTGGTGAATGATCTGAAGGCTTACGGTATTGAGAAAGTGGGGATCAGCAGCTTATCGGGTATTTCCACGAGGGAGCAGAATGATCTGGTTTACAGAGCTATGAAAGCATTTCCGGATATTATTAAGGGCTATGCCTTTATCAATCCCAAGGCGCCGGATGCCATTGACGAGGTTAACCGCTGCCTGGGAGATTATAAGATGGACGGGATTAAGTTCCATTCATGGAAACACGGATACTATCCGGATAATACGCCGGCTTTAAATGACATTCTGGCTGAGGTTGAGAAATACGGTGTCCACGTTCAGACACATGTGGGTACGGCGCCATTTTCCACCCCATATACATGGGCTGAATATGCCAGAAGGTTTCCGGGGATCGATTTTTTGTTCACCCATATCGGATATTATGAATTCGGTCTTTCTACCATAGAGGCCGTCAAGGATTTGAAGAATGTGTGGGTGGAGACTTCCGGGCAGATGGATGTGGAGGTTCTGCTTCGGTCAATTGAAGTGCTGGGTCCGCAGAGAGTGTGTTTCGGAACAGACTGGCCCTACAAACCGGTGAATATTGAGGTGGAGAAGTTCTATGAGTTAAATATTTCTGAGGAAAAGCTGGAATACATCTTCCAGAAGAACGCAGAATATTTGTGGAGATTGGAGACGAGAGCATGA
- a CDS encoding PTS sugar transporter subunit IIA, translating into MIKIVMTSHGGMAQGMMQSVKMLMGEQDNLDFVTFGEEMGADELDELIGEKITDTSLDNQYLILCDIKGGTPFNVVSRYSFKNDNVAVIYGMNLPILVEAIVRSQSSEVSLQELTSYLEQQSGSTIGLSRL; encoded by the coding sequence ATGATAAAAATTGTGATGACCTCACACGGAGGCATGGCCCAGGGAATGATGCAGTCGGTAAAGATGCTGATGGGAGAACAGGATAACCTGGACTTTGTCACCTTTGGCGAGGAGATGGGGGCAGATGAGCTGGACGAGCTGATTGGGGAAAAGATTACTGATACTTCGCTGGACAACCAGTACCTGATTCTGTGCGATATCAAAGGCGGAACACCCTTCAATGTGGTTTCCAGATATTCATTTAAGAATGACAATGTAGCTGTAATATATGGAATGAATCTTCCGATATTGGTTGAGGCGATTGTTAGGAGTCAGAGTAGTGAGGTAAGTTTGCAGGAGTTGACATCCTATCTTGAGCAGCAGAGTGGTTCGACTATCGGTTTGAGTAGATTATAG
- a CDS encoding PTS system mannose/fructose/N-acetylgalactosamine-transporter subunit IIB, translating to MDVSVFRIDDRLIHGQIITAWIAYSDAKTIVVADDKAAKDEFQQSLLKMATPDSVTLKILSLDDAAEYLRSGEDKGKVLLLVRGPEQALKLVESGVVKESINVGNLNMKKGKTKVLGNLWVFPEDVEMIKKIYDNKVTLEVRAIPSDRGQDVLELLKKNKLA from the coding sequence ATGGACGTAAGTGTATTTCGTATTGACGACAGATTGATTCATGGGCAGATTATCACGGCGTGGATTGCTTACTCTGATGCAAAGACGATTGTTGTGGCAGATGACAAGGCAGCGAAGGATGAGTTTCAGCAGAGCCTGCTTAAGATGGCGACGCCTGATTCCGTCACCCTGAAGATATTGAGCCTTGATGATGCAGCTGAATATCTTCGGTCCGGAGAGGACAAGGGAAAGGTTCTGCTGCTAGTGCGAGGACCGGAGCAGGCTCTTAAACTGGTTGAGTCGGGAGTTGTGAAAGAGAGTATTAATGTAGGTAATCTGAATATGAAGAAGGGCAAGACAAAGGTGCTGGGTAACCTTTGGGTGTTCCCGGAGGATGTGGAGATGATTAAGAAGATCTATGACAACAAAGTGACCCTGGAAGTGCGTGCGATTCCCAGTGACCGCGGCCAGGATGTCTTGGAGCTTTTGAAGAAAAACAAACTGGCTTAA
- a CDS encoding PTS mannose/fructose/sorbose/N-acetylgalactosamine transporter subunit IIC, with translation MSLITQAFLVALFVTIAFIDSHTTQTHIFRPIVVGPVVGLIMGDVKTGFDVGVTVELMFLAVIFVGTAVPPNPTISTAIATGIAILGGGGTDLAVATALPVSFIGQMAETFQNSVINVFFMHRVEKAAERLDPRGIVANNLVFPMAVNAILYGVPTFLAIYFGAAYVQGIINAIPEKVITGLSVGGSMIGAVGFALLLNSIKVKKLWPFFLLGFFVASYLGINMIGVALLAVICVAMYYYFKIADEKA, from the coding sequence ATGAGCTTAATTACGCAGGCATTTTTAGTGGCATTATTTGTGACGATTGCATTTATTGATTCCCATACAACGCAGACACATATTTTTCGTCCGATAGTAGTCGGCCCAGTGGTTGGACTTATCATGGGGGATGTAAAGACAGGATTTGATGTGGGGGTTACGGTGGAGCTGATGTTCCTGGCGGTTATCTTTGTGGGAACTGCGGTACCCCCCAACCCAACCATCAGTACAGCTATTGCCACCGGAATTGCAATCCTGGGCGGCGGCGGAACCGATCTGGCTGTGGCTACCGCTCTTCCTGTTTCCTTTATCGGACAGATGGCGGAGACCTTTCAGAATTCAGTGATCAACGTTTTCTTTATGCACCGGGTTGAGAAAGCCGCAGAGAGGCTGGATCCAAGAGGGATTGTCGCGAATAATCTGGTCTTTCCCATGGCGGTTAACGCGATTCTCTACGGAGTCCCCACATTTCTGGCCATCTACTTTGGAGCTGCCTATGTGCAGGGAATTATCAATGCGATACCTGAGAAGGTGATCACGGGACTCTCCGTGGGAGGGAGCATGATCGGAGCGGTTGGATTTGCGCTGCTGCTCAATTCCATCAAGGTGAAGAAATTATGGCCATTCTTTCTTCTGGGATTTTTTGTGGCCTCCTATCTGGGTATCAATATGATCGGGGTGGCGCTGCTGGCCGTAATCTGTGTGGCGATGTACTATTATTTTAAGATTGCAGATGAAAAAGCATGA
- a CDS encoding PTS system mannose/fructose/sorbose family transporter subunit IID — MNAEHNNAKLTNRDLWKVFLHQLTIRGANNYERQQNAGFTEAMMPVIEKYHDDPDEKKEAYARHMEYFLTNDITSAIPVGVAAAMEERYATEGDIDADSINAVKTALMGPLAGLGDSLLNGTARPILAGIAISLITAGLGWAGPIFFIIGMSIVSLGVRYLGVFQGYKQGVKFVEKIQSSGLISRISELAAIAAYVIVGGFIPALVVISIPIVYQSGDTVLSIQETLDGLMPGILGMLYTGLMYFLISKKKISAIRLILITMIVGIVGAYCGILG; from the coding sequence ATGAATGCAGAGCACAATAATGCAAAGCTGACAAACCGTGATTTATGGAAGGTATTTTTACATCAGCTTACTATTAGAGGAGCCAACAACTATGAACGTCAGCAGAACGCAGGCTTTACAGAAGCCATGATGCCTGTGATTGAAAAGTACCATGATGATCCCGATGAGAAGAAAGAGGCATATGCGCGGCATATGGAATACTTTCTAACCAACGATATTACATCGGCAATACCCGTGGGTGTTGCCGCCGCGATGGAGGAACGGTACGCAACGGAGGGGGACATTGATGCCGATTCCATCAATGCTGTGAAGACGGCGCTGATGGGACCCCTGGCGGGATTGGGCGATTCTCTGTTAAATGGTACTGCCAGACCTATACTTGCCGGTATCGCCATATCCCTGATCACAGCGGGCCTTGGATGGGCGGGTCCTATATTCTTTATTATCGGCATGTCCATTGTCTCGCTGGGTGTGCGTTATCTGGGGGTATTCCAGGGCTATAAGCAGGGTGTAAAATTCGTGGAGAAGATTCAGTCCAGCGGGCTTATCAGCAGGATCTCCGAGCTGGCGGCGATTGCGGCCTATGTGATTGTCGGGGGCTTTATACCGGCCCTGGTAGTCATTTCGATTCCCATTGTATATCAGAGTGGAGATACTGTTTTGAGCATTCAGGAAACCCTGGACGGGCTGATGCCGGGCATTCTGGGGATGCTTTATACCGGACTGATGTATTTTCTGATATCAAAGAAGAAAATATCTGCGATCAGACTGATTCTCATCACGATGATAGTGGGAATCGTCGGTGCTTACTGCGGAATTCTGGGATAA
- a CDS encoding amidohydrolase family protein, with the protein MIVDIHSHIKRNLSCQEEEEKKLLLDMEKNKVDVRVVSAMDGWTVEEGSRYISGFVSAHPGRLVGCAVINPKEEDCDKKAAEVLTLPGMAMLEFQSVEHGYYPDTCDGIDRVLQVAEKKGVPVKVFTGIGARSMPQQWLGHVKRHPDITFIFLHMGCFDYGYGCVDLAAHYSNILLETSNQYEVQILKKAIGSLPAKKLVFGSSYPERLTRCSLDVFDMFHLDDEYRRLLFGENAAGLLGYV; encoded by the coding sequence ATGATAGTGGATATCCATTCTCATATAAAACGGAATCTGTCCTGTCAGGAGGAAGAGGAAAAAAAACTTCTCCTTGATATGGAAAAAAACAAGGTGGACGTCCGGGTAGTATCGGCGATGGACGGCTGGACTGTGGAGGAGGGCAGCAGATATATTTCCGGCTTTGTATCCGCCCATCCCGGACGTCTGGTTGGGTGTGCGGTGATCAATCCCAAGGAGGAGGACTGTGATAAAAAAGCGGCAGAAGTTCTGACGCTTCCGGGGATGGCGATGCTGGAATTTCAGTCGGTGGAGCACGGCTACTATCCTGATACGTGTGATGGTATAGACAGGGTGCTTCAGGTTGCGGAGAAAAAAGGGGTCCCGGTGAAGGTGTTTACAGGTATTGGCGCCCGATCCATGCCTCAGCAATGGCTGGGGCACGTAAAGAGACATCCGGATATTACCTTTATTTTCCTCCATATGGGCTGCTTTGACTACGGCTACGGCTGCGTGGATCTGGCGGCGCATTATTCCAATATTTTACTGGAAACCTCCAATCAGTATGAGGTTCAGATTTTAAAAAAGGCCATCGGATCACTGCCAGCAAAAAAGCTGGTATTCGGCTCCTCCTATCCGGAACGCCTGACCAGGTGCTCCCTGGATGTATTCGATATGTTCCATCTGGATGACGAGTACAGGAGGCTTCTGTTTGGCGAGAATGCGGCCGGACTGCTGGGCTATGTCTAA
- a CDS encoding translation initiation factor eIF-2B produces MNLMTNEVREILPHNMREAFDSIVEQKVLGASNHIAMVGDMIEAIALRGKEEKRPVSQVIHEILTVAEFFIATRGEASQAVSNAILLMIHNVREYAGMDMESAAERMIEDKNSYAATAADAVRQCVSYGVKLAEPMQKIFVYDYSSTVEKFLRGLKENGKQYEIYIAESRVIDGGRPFVRACQEAGHKIKFIPEAAMMYYLRDCDGVFMGAETFYPDGTGFNTTGSDIVGLICGYYKIPLYFLTPFIKLDIRPVTGRRKYLVYNDLKDKLTAGWDDDIDKKGIDFVTPELVGVEPGAIRAFITEIGVIPSGQMYGISMEYSKNLRGEL; encoded by the coding sequence ATGAATTTGATGACGAATGAAGTTAGGGAGATACTCCCTCATAATATGAGAGAAGCGTTTGATTCGATTGTGGAGCAGAAGGTTCTCGGGGCCAGCAATCACATCGCGATGGTTGGCGATATGATAGAGGCCATAGCGTTGCGGGGAAAGGAAGAGAAACGGCCTGTAAGCCAGGTGATCCATGAGATATTGACGGTGGCGGAATTCTTCATCGCCACGAGAGGAGAGGCCAGTCAGGCTGTGAGCAATGCCATCCTTTTGATGATACACAATGTGCGAGAATATGCAGGTATGGATATGGAATCGGCCGCTGAACGCATGATTGAGGATAAGAACAGTTATGCGGCCACAGCGGCCGATGCGGTCAGGCAGTGTGTCTCCTATGGTGTCAAACTGGCGGAGCCGATGCAGAAAATATTTGTCTATGATTATTCCAGCACGGTTGAGAAATTCCTTCGCGGCTTGAAGGAAAATGGAAAACAGTACGAAATCTATATAGCGGAGAGCAGGGTGATCGACGGCGGAAGGCCCTTTGTAAGAGCTTGCCAGGAAGCGGGGCATAAGATTAAATTCATACCGGAAGCCGCTATGATGTATTATCTGAGGGATTGTGACGGTGTATTCATGGGGGCGGAGACATTTTATCCTGATGGGACAGGATTTAATACTACCGGCTCCGATATTGTGGGACTTATATGCGGCTATTATAAGATTCCTCTCTATTTTCTGACACCTTTTATCAAGCTCGATATCAGACCTGTGACCGGCAGGAGAAAGTACCTGGTATACAATGACTTAAAAGATAAGCTCACGGCTGGATGGGACGATGATATCGATAAGAAAGGCATTGATTTTGTGACACCGGAGCTAGTAGGTGTGGAACCCGGGGCGATTCGCGCGTTTATTACGGAGATAGGTGTTATTCCCTCGGGGCAAATGTATGGGATCAGCATGGAATACAGCAAAAATTTAAGGGGAGAACTATAA
- a CDS encoding BtpA/SgcQ family protein, whose amino-acid sequence MNCFGRTEKIILSMIQPEPLPGSYRHRDMAIGEIVDRALRETEMVARNHFDGIIVQNMNDMPVRQESNPEAIAYMTRISYEIRKRFPELIMGILMNWDGVAGLSVADAVGADFVRVEHLYTGASITSAGILKAQCVDIAALRKRTGSTVPVYADVYEVHGIPLGRKPIGDAAWECVNEAFADGLFMAGKDAAESIEMIKEARPRVKDTPIFLGGGATGENIRELMKYFDGVSVATWIKNGDMKNPIDPERARIFINEAREGGS is encoded by the coding sequence ATGAATTGTTTTGGCCGTACGGAGAAGATCATATTGTCCATGATACAGCCGGAGCCGCTTCCGGGCAGTTACCGCCACAGGGATATGGCAATTGGGGAGATTGTGGACAGGGCTCTCAGAGAAACGGAGATGGTTGCCAGGAATCATTTTGACGGTATTATCGTGCAGAATATGAATGATATGCCTGTCAGACAGGAATCAAATCCTGAGGCAATTGCGTATATGACAAGAATCTCATATGAAATCCGGAAGCGCTTTCCGGAGCTGATCATGGGAATTTTGATGAACTGGGATGGGGTAGCAGGGCTTTCGGTGGCCGATGCAGTGGGAGCTGACTTTGTGCGGGTGGAGCATTTGTATACAGGAGCAAGCATAACCAGCGCAGGAATTCTTAAGGCTCAATGTGTGGATATTGCCGCGCTGAGAAAACGCACCGGATCTACGGTGCCGGTGTATGCGGATGTCTACGAGGTGCACGGAATACCTCTTGGCAGGAAACCCATTGGGGACGCTGCCTGGGAGTGTGTGAATGAGGCATTTGCGGACGGCCTGTTCATGGCCGGAAAGGATGCCGCGGAGAGCATCGAGATGATAAAAGAAGCAAGACCCCGCGTGAAAGACACACCGATTTTTCTCGGAGGGGGAGCCACCGGAGAAAATATCCGTGAACTGATGAAATATTTTGACGGTGTCTCCGTTGCCACCTGGATTAAGAACGGGGATATGAAAAATCCTATTGATCCGGAACGGGCCAGGATTTTTATAAATGAGGCGAGAGAAGGGGGATCGTGA